In Candidatus Binatia bacterium, the genomic window CGTTCGCTCTCGGCGAAGAGATCTTCAAGAGAATCCTCGACCACCCCGAGGGCGTGACAATCGCGATCGCCGACGACACGAACAGCGTCGACCAATACATGGGGTTCGAAGACAAGAAAATCCGCGTCGCTCCGCCGGCGATGGTAAAGGAGATGAAGCGCGCGCTCGCGACGCACACCGATCACGCCGAGTACCCGTTCGTTCTGGCGAGCGGACTCCGAACCCGCTGGACTGCGAACACGATCCAGCGTGACCCGACCTGGCGCAAAGGCCAGGGCCCGCACTGTGCCCTCCATCTCCACCCCGACGACGCGGCGAAGCTGTCCGTCGAGGCGGGAGATTCGCTCCGGATCGAAACCGTACGGGGCGCGATCGTTCTTCCCGCTGCGTTCGACCCCAAGCTCCAGCCCGGGCACGTCTGGATGCCCAACGGCTTCGGCGTGGAATACTCCGAGACCATCGACGGCGAACGGGTGACTCAGGGTGCCAATTTGAACGAGATCACCGATGCAGCGGACCGCGATCCGATCACGGGGTGCCCACACCACCGCTACGTGCCTGTGAAACTGACCCGGGTCGCCCCAGAAACGAAAGCCGCATAGGATCGAATCCATGAAAACGCGTGAACTGATGCGCCTCCAGAACACGGGGCACCAGGGAATCAACTCGATCTTCAGCAAGGCCCACTCGGCTGACTGGGACATCGACCGCGACGTGGACTGGTCGACACCGGTCGAGCCGGGGGATTCCCTGGTCGACCACGAGTGGACCGCGTTCGGGCGTACCGACACGTTCAAGGCGCTGCCGGAGGAGGTCCGCAGTTACGTCACGCGCCGCGGGCTCGGGCGTGTTCTGAACATCCTGCAAGTCGGAGAGAGCGTCGCTCAGGACATCTGCGCGAAGCTCGCGCTGAAGCTGCGGCACGAAGACCACCGAAACGCCGCCGTCGCGCAGGCGATGGATGAGGCGCGCCATCACCTCGCCTATGTGCGCTTCCTCGAGAAAATGGGCGAAGAACCCGAAGACATCGATCCGTTCACAGAGGACATGTTCGACCAGCTGCTCGCGGCCGAAGACCCCCGGCGTATGATCGCGTTCGAGCAGTTCTTCCTCGAGAGCATGGCGATGAACATCTTCGAGGGCATCCACGACCACGCGACGAACCCTCTGCTGCGCGACATCCTTGCGTTCATCACGCGCGACGAAAGCCGTCACATGGGCTTCGGGGTCCTCTACCTCGCCGACTGGATGAAGGAAGCGACGCTGGACGAGCGCACCGCGTTCGCTCAGAGTTGGCTGCCGCGAATCCTGTTCACCGTGACGGACCGGCCCGGTCCTCTCATGGCGCGGCAGATCATCCGCCGGATCGAGGAAGCCGGGCACCCCGACGCGGCAAAGCTCGCTCCCGCGCTTCTGCGCGAACAAGAGCAGCTGAACGCTCAGGACCACGAGCTCCTGCTGAGCGGGCAGAAACCATCACATCTGCTCAAGAGCGCAAAGAACGTGGGCCTCCTAGCACCGGAGATCGTCGATGCCCTGGGCGTCGCCGACCACCCGCTCGTGCAGGCTGCCAACCGCAACGTGGAGCCACCCCCGCCCTCCTGATCCACACCCCGACGTTTCGAACGGTCGTTTCAAGCCCAGAAACCATCTTGCACGTCCCGAGGTGCGCGCTGAAGATTTTTTCACCGATTTCCGGCTTCGGACCTGAATCTTCTGGACCCCGCCCGACACGGAAGGACCACCCACCCATGCCCCGCGCCCTCCACAATGCTCTCTCTTGCCTGCGACTCGCCGCCATCGCACTTCCCGCGGCCACCATGCTCCTCGCGCCGATCGCTGCGAACGCGCAGTACGCGGCCCTGGCCGCGACCGTCTGAAGGGCGACGACGACGACGAGATCTACGGCGAGGAAGGCGCGACCGTCTCGTCGGCAAGGAGGGCAACGACCTGCTCGACGGCGGCATCGGCAACGACCGCCTCATGGGCCACAACGGCGACGACGACACCCAGGGCGGCGAACATCTCGGGCGGCGCCGGTTCCGACTTGTGTCAGGACAGCGACGGCGTCGGCCTCATGAAGCGCTGCGAGATCTTCTAGTCGGCCAAACCGTTCGCACCTAACCACTCCGCGATCGCAACACCGATCGCTTCGGGCTGATCTTCCTGCAGGTAGTGGAGCCCTGGGCCGACCCCTACGGCGGTGACATTCGGCATCACGCCGACGATCTCGCTCCCCTTCGACTCCGGCAGAAGCACGCCCGGCGTGCCGTAAAGCCAGAGCTTCGGCACGGCGTCGGTCCGCAGATACGCGGCATACGTCTCGAAGATCTCATGGTTGTCTGCGGGCTCGCCCGCGATCGGAATCTCGTTCGGCCAACGCCAGATGGGCTTGCGGCTGGCTGGATCGAGAAACGGCTTCCGGTAGACGTTCAGATCTTCCTCCGAGAGCCCGCTGAGCACCGACGTCGCCAGAATCTGTTCGATGAACAGGTTCTGCGTGATGAGCAGATCTCGACTGATCACCGGGTCCCGGAACTGCTCGAGTGACGGCGCGAACAACGGTGAGACGTCCGCGAGAGATTCGAACGGCCGAATCATCCCCTCCATGAAAGCGATGCCCTGCACGTTCTCTGGATGACGAGAAGCGTACGCGAAACCCAGTCCCGAGCCCCAGTCGTGGATCACGAGCACCAGGTCCTCGAGCCCGAGAACCCGGATGAACTCTTCGACGTAGGCCAGTTGGGTGGGAAAGCGATAGTCGATGTCCGGCTTGCCGGAGTCGCCGTGGCCTGGGAGATCCAACGCGATCGTTCGGCCGAGGGGACTCAAGTGCGGGGTGACGTTGCGCCAAAGGTAACTCGACGTCGGATTGCCGTGCAGGAACAAGATCGGGCGCCCCTCGCCTCGCTGAACGAAGTGCAGCTCGGTATCGAGGACCCGTACGAAGTTCGACCCTTCCCGGGTCTCCGGCGGCGTGGGCGCCGGCGCGGTCGATGCCCCATCCCCACACGCGGTGAGCAGAGCCAAGCAGAGAATGACGGCGGAGCGGCGGTAGAGCGACATCTGAGCCTCCTTCTTCACAACCCTCATTAGATCGATCCGGCGCCCCGATCGACCGACACATTCGCACGAGCAGCTTGCAAAAATGCGCACGGCACCTGTTAGGCTCACAAACCGTGAGTTGGAAGAAGGAAGTCGATCAGATCGAGCAACGACGCCGGCTGGCGAAGGAACTCGGGGGAACGGATGCCGTCGACCGTCAACACGAGCGCGGACGCCTGACCGTCCGCGAGCGCATCGACGGATTGATCGACCAGGAGTCGTTCCGCGAGGTCGGCCCTATCGCGGGCTACGCTGAGACCAACGAGGACGGGTCCCTCAAGTCCTTCCAACCCGGAAACTACGTCCTCGGAATCGCAAAAGTCGGCGGACGCCCCTGTGTAGTCGGCGGCGAGGACTTCACACAGCGCGGCGGCTCTCCCACTCCGGCCGGCCTTCGCAAGAGCGTCTACGCCGAAGAGCTCGCCTGTAAGCGCCGCCTCCCGCTCGTGCGCTTCCTCGAAGGTGGCGGCGGAAGTGTGCGCGGCTCCGGGAAACGAGGCCCGTCGCCCGACCCGGTCTATACGACCCATCGCTTCGTCTCGATCGCGCGCGTGCTCGAGACCGCGCCGGTCGTCTCCGCGGCCCTGGGCGCCGTCGCCGGCTTTCCCGCCGCGCGCCTGGTCGCTTCTCACTTCGCGATCATGACCCGCGACACGGCACAGGTTCTCATCGGCGGCCCTGCACTCGTCGAACGGGCACTCGGCGAGAAGAAGACCAAAGAAGAACTCGGCGGCGCGAAGGTGCACGAGCGCAGTAGTGTGGTCGATGCGGTCGCCGCGGATGAGAACGAAGTGTTCAATCTCATGCGTGGGTTCCTGTCCTACATGCCAACCAACGTGTCAGAACTGCCTCCCGTTCTGGATGCCGGGGACGACCCCGAGCGATGCGAGGAGGCTCTGCTGGCGATCATCCCTCGCAACCGGAGGCGGGTCTATGACGCACGCAAGCTCGTGCGCCTCGTCGTCGACAAGGACTCGTTCTTCGAGATGACGCCGCTGTTCGGCCGACCGCAGATCACCGCTCTCGCGCGCCTGAACGGGACGCCCGTCGGCGTCGTCGCGAACGACCCGTTCCATCTCGGTGGGTCGATGACGGCCCACGGGGCCCAGAAGTTCCGGCGTTTCGTGCGCCTCTGCGAGACGTTCCACCTCCCGATCCTCAGCTTCGTAGATCAGCCCGGGTTCATGATCGGATCGGAAGCCGAATCGACCGCGACGATCCGACTTGGCATGGAGGCGATCTCGGAGACGGTGCGATCGACGGTGCCGTGGGCGTCCGTGATCGTCCGGAAGTCGTACGGCGTCGCCGCAGCAGCCCACTACGGACCGGACGGAACGGTGTTCGCGTGGCCCTCCGCCGAGCGGGGCGCACTTCCGCTCGAAGGTGGCGTCGCCGTCGCGTTCCGGCGTGAGATCGCCGAAGCTCCGGATCCCGACGCGAAGCGCAAGGAACTCGAGGAGCTTCTATCGAAGGGGCGAACGCCGTTCCCTTCCGCCGATTTCTTCTCGGTGCACGATCTGATCGACCCGCGGCGCACTCGCCCGGCTCTCTGCGAGTGGCTGGAAAGCGTTCAGCCTTCGATGCGAGCGCGGGTGACGCGGCTCTAGCCGCCCCCTACCGCCCCTTCGAAAGATCGCGCAGGCTGAAGGCCCGCTCGGGAATTCCACGGTCGAACTCCAAGTCGCTTCGCACGAACGTCGTGACGCGCTTACTCGCGGGGTTCTCCACCGAGACCTTCACCGCCGCATTCCGGCCGTCCGCCTGCGCGTACGTCATCACGGTCACCCGGCGAGACACTGCGCCGCCAGGCTTGCGGGCCTCGATCTTTCGAATCAACTCGTCGTCGGTCGAGACCCAGACGCGAAACTTCTTTCCGAAGGGCCAGTCGCGGTCACCCACGTCGACGTCGATCACCGCCATGTTCATCCCGTCGACGGTCTCTTCGTCGACGACGGTAGCCTCGACGTCCTCCGCCATGCGTGGAAGGAGATCGAGGAGCTGGGCGTCGCGGTAGCTCGGCTCGTTCCCGTAGGCGGGAGCATCATCGCTCTGGCCGGTCGCGATCTTCTGGAAGCGGCGAGTACTCGGAGCCCAGACCCAGGCATCACCGCCCTCCTCGGCACCCCAGATGTCGAGGACGCGTAGCCCCAGGACGTCTGCCGGGCCGAGGAACTTCGATAGAGACGAGACCTTCAGGTCCTCCCCCAGAGACTCCTTCACTTCCGCCCGGCGCTCGCGGAACTTGTCGTCGTTGGCGAACGACTCGATGATCATCACCGATTTGCGATCGCTCCAACCGGCCGGCGCATTCATCTTCGCCGACGAGGCCAGCAGGGCTCCTCCGTCGAGCGCGAAGGTCGAGACGGGGACCAGAGCAAGGAGTGCGAAGAGACCGAGACCAGCCAGCATGGGAACCATCATTTTCGAATAGTCATCGAACGGGTACGCGCACAAGTCCCCAGATCGGGGCCCTCGGGCGTGGGAGGTGCCGTGCGATCCACATCCGCAGCGAGGAAACGTCCCCAAGAGGAAATTGTGCCTTCCCGGCGAGTCCGGGCATTGGCCCCGGAACCGCGAATCGACCCAGTGGAGGCTGGCGGCGCGGAACCGGCGCTGGGTGGTGACATTATAGTTCGCGGATGACCGACTGGGGGGGGGGGGGGGCGCGACGGAACCAGGAGGAAACTCGATGGTTCTCGGATTCCTCCGAGGCGTACGATGGCTCATGGCAGCCGCTGCAGCGGCTACCTTCACTGCACCTGCGAGTCCCAACCAAGCTCAACTCACAGACTCCACCCAGCATCCCCGGTGGCCAGATCGAGAAGTCTCTCGATGAACAGATTGGCGCCGGATACGGTGACACCTTCACCGCTGGATCCACGATCTACCTGATCAAGCGAGATCCAGCCCGTTCGATCCGGCGCGATCGACAGCTTTCCCAGCGCAAGTTCACCGCCGACCAGGGAGTCGGCCCTCGGGTGAGTGCGGACTCCTCCGGTGACATCATCGCCAATCGCGCTTTCGGTGCCGGGCTCTCCGATTCCCGTGCCGGCTGTCACGTGCAGAACGTAGAGATCGACCTCGATCGACGCGTTGCCGACGTGACCACGGAGTACGATTCCAAGCGCAGCATCTTCAACCGGCTCTTCACCGAAGCCGACACCCGGTTGTACCTGGCGGCGACCCGCAGACCGAACACGGAAACATCAATCTGGGAGCGCTCTTCCAGATCGAAGCGGAAGGAGCGGAATAGACTCAGTGGCGGCCCTGCCCACGGCTGGGCGGGGCCACTCGCCCGCGAAACTAGGTTCAGTACATCTATGCGCGCACCCTCTTCCTGGCACGGTTGCCCGAAATTCGACCATGCTGATACGCCTCGATGCATCGCATGGAAAACGTGTCATGTTCCGATTCCACATCTTAGGGCTTCTGAGAAAACGCGAACCGTTCCACGGCTACGCGCTCATGAAGGAATACAACCGGCGGACCGGGAGAAACTACGGCGCCGGATACTTCTACCGACAACTCGGTGAACTCATGACCGAGGGAATGGTGCGACAGGCCCCGAACCCACTCGGCGCCGACCCCAGACGCACGCCCTACCAGATTACCGAGGCCGGCCTCGACGCCTTCGGCGAGTGGTTCGAGGACATCCCTCGCGATCCGCTCGAAGCCAACGTCGACCAGGTTGCCCGCGCGATGTTCTTCTCCGACGTCGATCCCGACATCGGCGCTCGCGTGCTCGCCATGTGGCAACGCGACCTTCTGGAGAAGACCAAGGTTCTCGAACGGGAGCTTCAGTACGCCCACTCGAAGCGAAAAGACCTCGCCGACATGCGACCCATGCTGATCCGCCGTGACCTCTTCCGCGTCGCCGCCGACCTCGAGTTCCTCGAGGACATCGGCGAGACGCTCAACGGGCGCCGAAAGCAGTGCGAGGAAGTCGAAGCCTCGCCGGCCGTCGCCGCCAAACCACAGACCAAGCGGAAGCCGAAGGCACGCACCCGGGCGGTCGGCGGAACCTGAAGAAGCCCCTAGACCTCGAAGCTGCAGCGGGGAGACTCCGCTGCAGCGAGTCGGGTGCCTGCGCGACTCCGCGACCTAGCTGAGAGAGCATTCCTACGATGTCCGAGTCCGCAGGGAGTCGACTTCGAGCGCAATCCCTCGGATTCGTCGTTTAGAACTTCGACCTGTTGCCACGACTAAGCGTTCGCGAAAACGTGGCCGTCCGGCCGGGTCCGCTCCACCGATCGTGGCGGCCCTGCGGTACTAGTAGTCGCGCGAGCCGCCATCCCGTAGGCTCCCGGAAAGGGACCCGATTCCATGAACCTCGACAAGAAAGCTGCGCTCGTTACCGGCGGCGGCACCGGAGTTGGGCGTGCGACCTGCCTGGCTCTGGCGGACAGTGGCTGCTCCGTAATCTTCAACTACAGCCGCTCGGAGGACGCCGCAGGGACGGGGGACGACGGCGAGATCGTCAACATCTCGAGCGTCGCCGGCGGAGAGAGGGCTACGAAGTGTACTTGATCCGATTCGACATGCGCGCGCCCGAACACGGCGCACCGACGACAGAGCTCTACCCAGCTGCCCTCGAGATGTCGGCGTGGGGCGAAAAGAACGGCTGTGTGGTCGTCGTCGTTTCCGAACACCACTGCTCCCCCGACGGGTATCTCCCTTCGCCCCTGATCTTCGCAACGGCAGTCGCCGCAAAGACCGATAGCATCTTGATCAACGTAGCCGCACTCATCCTCCCCCTCTACGACCCGATTAAGGCCGCAGAGGACATGGCGGTGCTCGACATCTTGAGCAAGGGGCGCGTCTCCTACGTCCTCGGGATGGGATACCGCGACGAGGAGTACGCGATGTTCGGCGTAGACCGCCGGCGGCGCGCGAAGCAGTTGGAAGCCAATATCGAGGCACTTCAGAAGGCGTTCACCGGCGAGCCGTTCGAGTTCGAGGGGCGCCCGGTCCACGTGACGCCGAAGCCGGTGACCCCAGGTGGTCCGTCCCTGGCGCTCGGCGGCGGGAGCCTGATCGCTGCCCGACGGGCCGCGAGATTCGGGCTCGATCTCCTCGCAAGTGGTGCAACGCCGGGGCTCGAGGAGGCCTACCGAGAAGAGTCGGCTCGCGTCGGACGCGAGCCCGGCTACTGTCGAGTGCCCGACGGCGCGCCCACCACCGTCTTCGTCGCCGAAGATCTCGATCGCGCCTGGGAGCGGATCGGCCCGTATCTCCTCCACGATGCCAAGACCTACGGCGCGTGGCTGAAGGGCCAAGACACGACGACCAAGTCCGGTGCGCAGACCATCGACGACTTGCGCGCCGAGCAGGGCCCCTACCGGATCGTCACGGTCGCAGAGGCGGCCGAGTTGATCCGCAACCACGGGATCCTGAGTCTGCAACCGCTCTGCGGAGGAGCCCCGCCCGAGATCGGATGGGAGACGATGAAGCTGGTCGCGGGCAAAGTCTTGCCCTCCCTCACCTAGGAGCCTGAGTCAGCAGAGCGGCTTCAGGTACTTGCCAGTCTGCGACTTCTTCAGCCGGGCGACCTTCTCCGGGGTTCCCTCCCCAACGATCGTGCCTCCGCCGGGTCCACCATCCGGGCCGAGGTCGATGATCCAATCGGCCGTCTTGATGACATCGAGGTTGTGCTCGATCACGATGATCGTGTTGCCCGCATCCACGAGCCGATCGAGCACGCTGAGAAGCTTCTTCACGTCGTCGAAGTGCAGACCCGTCGTCGGCTCGTCCAAAAGGTAGATCGTACGACCCGTCGCGCGCTTCGAGAGTTCTCGTGCGAGCTTGATCCGTTGCGCTTCGCCGCCACTGAGCGTCGGCGAAGGCTGGCCGAGATGGAGGTAGTCGAGACCAACGTCAGCCAGCAGCCGGAGCTGAGCGCTCACCTTGGGGTGCGCCTCGAACACGTCGAGCGCTTCCGCCACCGTCAACTCGAGCACATCCGCGATCGAGTGGCCCTTGTACCGAACTTCGAGTGTCGCCTCGTTGAACCGACGGCCGGCACAATCCTCACACTTCACGTAGACATCGGACAAGAAGTGCATCTCGACCTTGAGCACGCCATCGCCCTGGCAGGCCTCACAACGACCGCCCTTCACGTTGAAACTGAACCGCCCCGGCTTGTATCCACGAACCTTCGAGCCCGGGAGCATCGCGAAGAAGCTCCGAATCTCATCGAAGACCTTGATGTACGTCACTGGGTTGGACCGCGGGGTTCGTCCGATCGGGCGCTGATCGATTCCGACCACCTTGTCGATCTGATCTACCCCTTCAATCCGAACGTGCTTTCCCGCCTTCTGCTGCGACTGATGCAGATGCCGCGACAACGCGGGGTAGAGCACGTCGTTCACGAGGGTCGACTTGCCTGCCCCTGAAACTCCCGTCACGGCGGTAAGTACGCCCAACGGGAACGAAGCGTCGACCTTCTTCAGGTTGTTCTCCGACGCGCCTACCACGCGAATCTCACCTGTAGGCTCTCGGCGCCTTTCGGGAACCGGAACCCTCTCGCGACCGGCCAGATACGCACCCGTGATCGACTTCCGGTTCTTCTCGAGGCTCTTCGGAGTTCCGGCGTGGATGATCTCTCCCCCACGCACGCCGGCCCCCGGGCCGAAGTCGATCACCCAGTCGGCTGCGCGGATCGTCTCCTCGTCATGCTCGACGACGACCACGGTGTTGCCGATGTCACGCATGCGCAGAAGCGTGGCCAACAGTTTCTTGTTGTCTCGCTGGTGCAGTCCGATACTCGGCTCGTCGAGAATGTAGATGACGCCGGTGAGTTCCGACCCAACCTGACTTGCAAGCCGAATGCGTTGCGACTCGCCGCCCGAGAGTGAAGGCCCCGCTCGATCCAGGCTCAAGTACGACAGCCCCACGGAGGATAGGAACTCGAGCCGATTCCGGATCTCCTTCAGGACTTCGCCGGAGATCTCTCCGGCGGCCCCGGTCAGTTTCAGACCGGTGAAGAAGTCACGCGCGTCGTCGATGGTCATCTGCGAGACCTCGACGATCGACTTCTTCCCGAGTTGGACAGCCGAACTCTCGCGCCGAAGGCGAGCGCCCGCGCACGTCGAGCACGCCGCGGTGGCCATGAACTGCCCGTACCAGCGCTTCATCCCATCCGAACGCGTTTGCACGAAGACGCGCGTCAAACGCGGGATACACCCCTCGAAGCGGACGCGCATGTTCCCGTTGTCCCACTTGAGCTCGAACCGACGCTCCCCCGCGCCGTAGAGCAAGATCTTCCGCTGCGCCGCCGTGAGCTTCTTCCAGGGCACATCGAGCGGGATCTTGTAGGCCGCGCAGACCTGCATCCGGACTCGGGTCCCCCAGCCCTTCTTGTCCGACGTCATCTTGCCCCAGGGCTTCACCACGCCGTCCGCGAGGGAAAGCTCTTCGTTCGGAACGAGAAGCTCCGGGTCCAACTCCATTCGCGTGCCAAGTCCGTTGCAATCCACGCACATTCCCTGCGGCGAATTGAAACTAAAGGCCTGCGGCGTCAGCTCCGGGAAGCCAATCTTGCAATTCGGGCACGAAAGGTTCTCCGAGAACACCCGGTCCGCCTTCCCGTCGATCGACGCCAGCATCGTGCCGCCGCCCATTTTGAGCGCGGTTTCCACCGACTCCGTCAGACGCGGCAAAATTCCAGCCTTCATTACGAGCCGATCCACGATCGCCTCGACGTGATGCTTCTTCTTCTTGTCGAGTGCTTCGACTTCTTCGCTGAGCACCGTCTCGCCGTCGACCCGTAGGCGCACGAAGCCCTGGGCCCGAGCATCCGCGAGGAGTTCTCGAAACTCCCCCTTTCGATTCACCAGCAGCGGCGCCATGAGGATGACCCGCGTTCCGGCCTTCTGGTCGGCGAGTTCGCGGGCAATGCGCTGCGCGGTCTGGCCTTTCACCTTCCGGCCGCATTGATGACAATGCTGCTCTCCGACGCGCGCGTAGAGAACGCGGAGATAGTCCGAGATCTCCGTAATGGTCCCGACGGTCGAGCGCGGATTCGTGCCGGTCGTCTTCTGCTCGATCGATACCGTCGGCGAAAGGCCGCGGATGTGGTCGTACTTCGGCTTCTCCATCTGGCCGAGAAACTGGCGGGCGTACGACGACAGACTCTCGACGTAACGCCGCTGCCCCTCGGCGTAGACGGTATCGAACGCGAGCGACGACTTGCCCGATCCGGATACCCCCGTGAGGACCACGAGCTTCTTCTTCGGAATGCGCAGTTCGACCGATTTCAGGTTGTGTTCACGCGCACCTTTGACCCAGATGTGATCGAGCTCGGTGGCCCCACCCTTCATGACGGCTGGTCCTCGTAGATCCTGGTTTGAAGTGAGATTCAGAAAGGGAAATCGAACACGATGTGCACGGCGTCGAGCTTCGGCACTCCCTGCCGCGCTGCCCCCTCCGGTGTCGGTGCGATCGCGGCAAACAGGGTGACCGCGGCGCGTGTCGACTTCCACATCCCGCGGAAAGGTTGCATAGTCCGAGCCGGTAGGCACGCCAGTTTCCGACCCGAAAGGACGACTTTGCGATGATTGCGGACAACCACGACCCGAGAAATCTCTTCGACATGAGCGGCAAGGTCGCTCTCGTCACCGGCGGGAGCCGGGGCCTGGGCCGCGAAATGGTGCTCGCATTCGCCCAGAACGGAGCCGACGTCGTGATCGCCAGCCGCAAGATCGAGAACTGCGAGGCGCTCGCCAAGGAAGTCGAAGAAAAGACGGGGCGCCGCGCGGTCCCGGTCGGCTGCCATGTCGGCGAGTGGCCCCAGTGCGACGCTCTCGTCGACGCGGCGTACGACGCGTTCGGGAAAGTCGACATTCTGGTCAACAACGCCGGCATGTCCCCCCTCTACCCCTCTCTGCCCGAGGTGACCGAGGATCTCTACGACAAAGTACTGGCGGTGAACTTGAAGGGGCCCTTTCGGCTGTCCTCCGTGATCGGCGCGCGAATGGCCGAAGGAGACGGCGGCTCGATCATCAACGTGAGCAGCGTTGCCGCGGTGCAGCCGTCACCGGTCGAGATTCCCTACGGAGCGGCGAAGGCCGGCCTCAACAACCTCACGCTCGGCCTGGCACGCGTCCTCGCGCCCAAGGTGAGAGTGAACTGTCTCATGCCCGGCCCCTTTCTGACCGACATCAGCAAGGCGTGGGATCTCGAGTCGTTCAAACGTGCCGCGGCGACCAGCATCCCGCTTCGGCGGGGCGGCGAGCCGGGCGAGATCGTAGGAGCGGCCCTCTACCTCGCATCCGACGCCTCGAGCTATACGACCGGCGCCGTCATCAAGATCGACGGGGGCGTCGCATACACGCCCGGGTGACCTCCGCCGGAGACGACCCTTCCCACGAGATCCAGCAGCGCGTCGATTCGAAACGGTTTCTGTAGGAAAGCTGCAAGCCCCTCGCGGCCGAGCGCACTGCGCGCTTGCTCTTCAGCTTAGCCGCTCAAGGGAATGTGCCGGGCCGGAGACTCGTGGCTCGAAAGTGTATCGAACAACTCGCCCGCGCCGATGTCGGGCATCCTCAGGTCGAGTAGTACGAGCCGAATTCAGTCTGCGTTCTTGGCGAACACCGCCTTTGCGCGTTCGTCGGTTCAGCCGACATTCTCTCGCCCCCGATGCGCGCAAAGTAGAGCTGTACTAAAGTCCTACGTCCGAGTTGGCTCTCGACCTGGATCGCACCACGATGTTGGCGAATGATCCCGATCACAGCGGCCATTCCGAGGCCGCGGCCCGTAACCTTGGTTGTAAAAAGCGGGTCGAACAACTGCTGACGCGCCGCCTCATCCATCCCCAACCCGGTATCGGACACCTCGAGATCGACCGTGAGTTGAGCCTTCTTCGAAAGAACGTTCAACGCCACCGCGCGGTCCGGGCACACGAGGACAGCGCGGCGCGGCTGACGTTGGCGGTCGGACGTCCCGCGAGGACAAAACACCCGTGCTACGTTTTTCCAATGTCCCGCGCGCGCCCCCAGCCAAACGAGCCGCCCGCGAGTACCCAGGGCACTCTCGAGGCATATCGCGAGATGTGGGGACTCGCGTGGCCCGTCAGCGTCTCAGCGTCCACGGTCATGCTTCTCATGGTCGCCAACCTGTTCTGGATCGGGCACCTCGGCACCGAAGCCGTAGCCGCGG contains:
- the uvrA gene encoding excinuclease ABC subunit UvrA translates to MKGGATELDHIWVKGAREHNLKSVELRIPKKKLVVLTGVSGSGKSSLAFDTVYAEGQRRYVESLSSYARQFLGQMEKPKYDHIRGLSPTVSIEQKTTGTNPRSTVGTITEISDYLRVLYARVGEQHCHQCGRKVKGQTAQRIARELADQKAGTRVILMAPLLVNRKGEFRELLADARAQGFVRLRVDGETVLSEEVEALDKKKKHHVEAIVDRLVMKAGILPRLTESVETALKMGGGTMLASIDGKADRVFSENLSCPNCKIGFPELTPQAFSFNSPQGMCVDCNGLGTRMELDPELLVPNEELSLADGVVKPWGKMTSDKKGWGTRVRMQVCAAYKIPLDVPWKKLTAAQRKILLYGAGERRFELKWDNGNMRVRFEGCIPRLTRVFVQTRSDGMKRWYGQFMATAACSTCAGARLRRESSAVQLGKKSIVEVSQMTIDDARDFFTGLKLTGAAGEISGEVLKEIRNRLEFLSSVGLSYLSLDRAGPSLSGGESQRIRLASQVGSELTGVIYILDEPSIGLHQRDNKKLLATLLRMRDIGNTVVVVEHDEETIRAADWVIDFGPGAGVRGGEIIHAGTPKSLEKNRKSITGAYLAGRERVPVPERRREPTGEIRVVGASENNLKKVDASFPLGVLTAVTGVSGAGKSTLVNDVLYPALSRHLHQSQQKAGKHVRIEGVDQIDKVVGIDQRPIGRTPRSNPVTYIKVFDEIRSFFAMLPGSKVRGYKPGRFSFNVKGGRCEACQGDGVLKVEMHFLSDVYVKCEDCAGRRFNEATLEVRYKGHSIADVLELTVAEALDVFEAHPKVSAQLRLLADVGLDYLHLGQPSPTLSGGEAQRIKLARELSKRATGRTIYLLDEPTTGLHFDDVKKLLSVLDRLVDAGNTIIVIEHNLDVIKTADWIIDLGPDGGPGGGTIVGEGTPEKVARLKKSQTGKYLKPLC
- a CDS encoding glucose 1-dehydrogenase, with product MIADNHDPRNLFDMSGKVALVTGGSRGLGREMVLAFAQNGADVVIASRKIENCEALAKEVEEKTGRRAVPVGCHVGEWPQCDALVDAAYDAFGKVDILVNNAGMSPLYPSLPEVTEDLYDKVLAVNLKGPFRLSSVIGARMAEGDGGSIINVSSVAAVQPSPVEIPYGAAKAGLNNLTLGLARVLAPKVRVNCLMPGPFLTDISKAWDLESFKRAAATSIPLRRGGEPGEIVGAALYLASDASSYTTGAVIKIDGGVAYTPG
- a CDS encoding ATP-binding protein, translated to MALNVLSKKAQLTVDLEVSDTGLGMDEAARQQLFDPLFTTKVTGRGLGMAAVIGIIRQHRGAIQVESQLGRRTLVQLYFARIGGERMSAEPTNAQRRCSPRTQTEFGSYYST